A window of Brettanomyces nanus chromosome 2, complete sequence contains these coding sequences:
- a CDS encoding uncharacterized protein (EggNog:ENOG41) — protein MSLACRLLNLTNCGNEESVFRKYDLSNEETVYSALVSQHHRDTENGSTDVSKDRDATVNTLSALFLDEHGVSKRIDSGNKMVDALKLTMLLERALADNHNKAEILNLSEITMIKTRVEQLGKIRAEKLKEINDETLSEVDEQIQRYETKLQNHLVGLAKFGYFKDFLISSEDSIRQNIETVGSKAEDRLEKSLEDLVSSVISLSIQHGVALPEPDLERMKDFIGRIEWCRECIDKLVSGIAGEPIKVHNKVMARSNSAATHSPVAASNSSSKIELKRALNDLQFAHVYLTRQYEDERSRYNKSLNQLRLKLSQSQELLSCSNEQLTNQTQQSLKLEMKLNDALNELREKKKILHAKSLEINMLKVDKIGERSTSSTNNGDENSSNACPSKDNSTVSAPILRMQFKNLVQQMNEDFEKELEKERVERKRLEELVKLYEKGSTGRRNTSASASGSLLTPASSSPTV, from the coding sequence ATGTCTCTTGCATGTCGATTGCTCAACCTCACAAACTGCGGTAATGAAGAATCGGTCTTTCGAAAATACGATCTTTCCAACGAGGAAACGGTGTATTCCGCATTGGTGAGTCAGCATCATAGAGATACGGAAAACGGCAGTACAGACGTATCTAAGGATAGAGATGCGACGGTGAATACTCTGAGTGCTCTTTTTTTGGACGAACATGGAGTTTCCAAGAGGATTGATAGTGGTAATAAAATGGTTGATGCACTTAAATTGACGATGCTATTAGAGAGAGCATTGGCAGATAACCATAATAAAGCtgagatcttgaatctGAGTGAGATTACTATGATCAAGACACGGGTGGAACAACTTGGTAAAATTCGggctgaaaaattgaaggagatcaaTGATGAAACGTTGAGTGAAGTGGATGAACAAATCCAACGATATGAGACCAAATTACAGAATCACCTGGTCGGTTTGGCGAAGTTTGGATATTTTAAGGACTTTTTAATTTCATCAGAGGATTCTATCAGGCAGAATATTGAAACGGTGGGATCGAAAGCTGAAGATAGGCTTGAGAAATCCCTGGAAGATCTTGTGTCCAGTGTAATATCTCTTAGTATTCAGCATGGAGTGGCACTTCCTGAGCCTGATCTTGAGAGAATGAAGGATTTTATTGGTCGTATTGAATGGTGTCGAGAGTGCATAGATAAGTTAGTGAGCGGTATAGCTGGGGAGCCAATTAAGGTGCATAATAAAGTGATGGCGAGATCAAATTCTGCAGCAACTCATTCTCCTGTTGCAGCATCCAACTCGTCATCAAAAATAGAACTGAAAAGAGCACTCAATGACCTTCAATTCGCACACGTTTATCTTACCAGACAGTACGAAGATGAACGCAGTAGATACAATAAATCGCTTAACCAACTTCGTCTCAAGCTAAGTCAATCACAAGAGCTTCTTTCATGCTCGAATGAACAACTTACCAATCAGACTCAGCAGTCTCTAAAGCTTGAAATGAAGCTTAACGATGCATTAAATGAGTTAcgtgaaaagaaaaagattcTACATGCCAAAAGTCTCGAGATTAATATGCTGAAGGTGGACaaaattggagaaagatCAACAAGTAGTACGAACAATGGAGACGAGAACTCGTCAAATGCCTGTCCATCAAAAGACAATTCTACTGTAAGTGCACCAATACTAAGGATGCAGTTTAAGAATTTGGTTCAACAGATGaatgaagattttgaaaaggaATTGGAAAAAGAGCGTgtggagagaaaaagattAGAAGAACTCGTCAAACTTTATGAAAAGGGCTCTACAGGCCGTCGTAACACTTCTGCGTCTGCTTCTGGTTCACTTCTCACTCccgcttcttcttcaccaactgTCTAA